A part of Rickettsia canadensis str. McKiel genomic DNA contains:
- the zapE gene encoding cell division protein ZapE, with protein MTIPLDVKQIALSKELTEIALELNKPRTLLQIFSKNNLKSGIYLYGPVGSGKTMLMNSFFEELTASKIIIHYQNFMQEIHKIMHKLQTENQKDIILKIAKDYAKNTRVLCIDEFEIKDITDAMIIGRLFDKLIKQNIFIFITSNTSPNNLYKNGLQRESFLPCIKIINNTFYVKYLDNHHDYRFDKALGVKGERIIYPLTLENQKKLEKIITDISDNRVLSKLTYREEFIGDTEYSTTAIPVHEDTSSELTYKLPLEGECAKNSTNFTPQNIEVLGRKISFQKVHKRILVTDYNELFTRDLSYIDYVNICQNFNVIIVQNVHTIDANDTNTVVRFINFIDNAYFYKILLFMSLEDDPNKIYQGSNRSEEFKRTISRLNEMNSAAYLLNNNLRN; from the coding sequence GTGACAATACCATTAGACGTAAAACAAATTGCTTTATCAAAAGAGTTAACTGAGATTGCCTTAGAGCTTAATAAACCTCGAACACTACTTCAAATATTTAGCAAAAATAATCTAAAAAGTGGAATTTATTTATACGGTCCGGTGGGCAGTGGCAAAACTATGCTAATGAATTCTTTTTTTGAAGAATTAACCGCATCTAAAATAATAATACATTATCAGAACTTTATGCAGGAAATTCATAAAATAATGCATAAATTACAAACAGAAAATCAAAAAGATATTATTCTAAAAATTGCTAAAGATTATGCTAAAAACACTAGAGTACTTTGTATAGATGAATTTGAAATTAAGGATATTACCGATGCGATGATAATCGGTAGATTATTTGATAAACTAATAAAGCAAAACATTTTTATTTTTATAACATCTAACACGAGTCCCAATAATCTTTACAAAAATGGGTTACAACGAGAATCTTTCTTACCTTGTATAAAGATAATCAATAATACATTTTATGTTAAATATCTAGATAATCACCATGATTATCGATTTGATAAAGCTTTAGGAGTTAAAGGAGAGAGAATTATTTATCCTTTAACTCTAGAAAATCAAAAAAAACTTGAAAAAATTATTACAGACATTAGCGATAATAGAGTTCTTTCCAAACTCACTTATAGAGAGGAATTTATAGGAGACACGGAGTACAGCACCACAGCCATACCAGTACATGAGGATACGAGCTCTGAATTGACGTACAAATTACCTCTAGAAGGAGAGTGTGCAAAGAACTCTACTAATTTCACTCCTCAAAATATTGAGGTTTTAGGTAGAAAAATATCATTTCAAAAAGTGCATAAAAGAATATTAGTCACTGATTATAATGAATTATTTACAAGAGACCTTAGCTATATCGATTATGTCAATATTTGTCAAAATTTCAACGTTATTATAGTCCAAAACGTTCATACTATCGATGCTAACGATACAAATACGGTCGTTAGATTTATCAATTTTATCGATAACGCCTATTTCTATAAAATACTCTTATTTATGAGCTTAGAAGATGACCCTAATAAAATATATCAAGGTTCTAATCGAAGTGAAGAATTCAAACGCACTATATCAAGATTAAATGAAATGAATAGTGCAGCTTATTTATTAAATAATAATTTAAGGAATTAA
- the queA gene encoding tRNA preQ1(34) S-adenosylmethionine ribosyltransferase-isomerase QueA — translation MKLSDFDFDLPSELIAQYPSSKRDHSDLLIAATPPIKTKFYNIIDYLKEGDLLVFNNSKVIKAKLNLEKNRPLSKLAYRDKFEGDMECRTAVYTNVREDSSTGSTYKLPLEVELEKRSNITINLNQRLSNNCWSAFAKPARRLNIGDEFHFDNHKVIIVEKLAIGEIKVKFELDDISVFEFLDKYGEMPLPLYIRHHEAQKSNNERYQNIYSSIEGSVAAPTAGLHFTNDILNKLKAKNIQTTFLTLHVGAGTFLPVKTENIHEHKMHTEYCSITPDTARLINKAKQEKQRIIAVGTTTLRTLESSCNNGTVKACDFETDIFITPGFKFQTADILLTNFHFPKSTLFMLICAFAGFKEMHKLYKYAIKEKMRFFSYGDATLLYRKI, via the coding sequence ATGAAACTATCTGATTTTGACTTTGATTTGCCAAGTGAACTTATTGCACAATATCCATCTAGTAAACGTGACCATTCGGATTTATTAATTGCTGCTACGCCACCTATTAAAACTAAATTCTACAACATAATAGATTACTTAAAAGAAGGTGATTTATTAGTCTTTAATAATAGCAAAGTCATCAAGGCAAAGCTAAATTTAGAGAAAAATAGACCTCTGTCTAAACTCGCTTATAGGGATAAATTTGAAGGAGACATGGAATGTAGAACCGCAGTGTACACAAACGTACGTGAGGATTCGAGTACCGGATCAACATACAAATTACCCCTAGAAGTAGAGTTGGAAAAGAGGTCTAATATTACAATAAATTTAAATCAAAGATTATCTAATAATTGTTGGTCGGCTTTTGCAAAACCTGCACGAAGACTTAATATAGGCGATGAGTTTCATTTTGATAATCATAAGGTAATCATTGTTGAAAAACTTGCAATAGGTGAGATTAAAGTAAAATTCGAGCTTGATGATATTTCTGTATTTGAGTTCCTAGATAAATACGGTGAGATGCCGCTACCGCTTTATATTAGACACCATGAAGCACAAAAAAGCAATAATGAACGTTACCAAAACATTTATAGTAGTATAGAAGGTTCAGTTGCAGCACCAACGGCTGGACTACATTTTACTAACGATATACTTAATAAACTTAAAGCAAAAAATATACAAACCACTTTTTTAACACTACATGTAGGAGCTGGAACTTTTTTACCGGTAAAAACCGAAAATATTCATGAGCATAAAATGCATACCGAATATTGCTCTATTACTCCTGACACTGCTCGACTGATCAATAAAGCAAAACAAGAAAAGCAACGCATTATTGCAGTCGGCACTACAACACTTAGAACCCTTGAGAGTTCTTGCAATAACGGCACTGTAAAAGCCTGTGATTTTGAAACTGATATATTCATAACCCCAGGCTTTAAATTTCAAACAGCAGATATTCTACTTACTAATTTCCATTTTCCGAAATCTACTTTATTTATGCTTATATGTGCTTTTGCAGGATTTAAAGAGATGCATAAATTATATAAATATGCTATAAAGGAAAAAATGCGTTTTTTCAGCTACGGCGATGCAACACTTTTGTATAGAAAAATATGA
- a CDS encoding ABC transporter ATP-binding protein gives MIKYPTLSKSTFSLGIYFLKFDKVKITLLTVICILLGMIPAIDSILLQKIIDLIESFRDKNTHNFLSSMIYWAVFYALWWESINIAYRSYDYLYLKTMPVIKGTILNELYNYTQYHSHKFFQDNLAGHISNRITETARSFEMIISIFGEKILRKLAIIVFALIALYSVHYVFTTIFILWITVFLGLSVLFSDRINKYSLNYARSQSFVAGSIVDAISNINAVRMFTAHKFERQHLETRVENAIADEQTMQFFMFKLRYALGTSCSIMIFIMIYYLSVLRSELSITIGDCVLVLTLCINVADDIWDLTQEIGDVFEQIGAFNQGLSLMAPHIITDIENATPLDIKEGVIEFRNVTFNYHHNNNLFYNKSVLIPSKQKVGLVGFSGSGKTTFISLLTRLHDITEGMILIDNQNIKNVTQDSLRKAISLIPQEPVLFHRTILENIRYGTKEATIEEVIEAAKSAHIHDVINNLPDGYDTMCGERGNNLSGGQRQRIIIARAILKNAPILILDEATSSLDSETESLIQESMEYLMQNKTVIVIAHRLSTLLNMDRILVFEKGSIIDDGSHAELLKNSKLYQKLWNSQVKGLIV, from the coding sequence GTGATAAAATACCCTACTTTATCCAAATCAACATTTAGCTTAGGTATTTATTTTTTAAAATTCGATAAAGTTAAAATTACTTTATTAACTGTAATCTGTATTTTACTCGGTATGATTCCAGCAATTGATAGTATATTACTTCAGAAAATCATTGATTTAATTGAATCTTTTAGAGATAAGAATACTCATAACTTTTTATCTTCCATGATTTACTGGGCAGTATTTTATGCTCTTTGGTGGGAGAGTATTAATATAGCATATCGTTCATATGATTATTTGTATCTAAAGACTATGCCCGTAATAAAAGGGACAATACTAAATGAACTTTATAATTATACACAATATCATAGCCATAAATTCTTTCAGGATAATCTAGCAGGACATATTAGCAATCGCATTACCGAAACCGCAAGATCGTTTGAGATGATCATTTCGATATTTGGTGAAAAAATTCTTCGTAAACTAGCAATTATTGTCTTTGCATTAATTGCTTTATATTCGGTACATTACGTTTTTACTACGATATTTATTTTATGGATTACAGTTTTTTTAGGACTTAGTGTTCTTTTCTCGGATAGAATCAATAAATACTCGTTAAATTATGCTAGAAGTCAATCTTTTGTTGCCGGTAGTATCGTAGATGCAATTAGCAACATTAATGCGGTTAGAATGTTTACAGCCCATAAATTTGAACGTCAACACCTAGAAACAAGAGTAGAAAATGCCATAGCCGATGAGCAAACTATGCAATTCTTTATGTTCAAATTACGCTATGCTCTTGGGACTTCTTGTTCAATAATGATTTTTATAATGATTTATTATTTGTCGGTACTTCGCAGTGAATTATCTATAACTATAGGTGATTGCGTATTAGTGCTAACATTATGTATAAATGTAGCAGACGATATTTGGGATTTAACCCAAGAAATAGGCGATGTGTTTGAACAGATCGGGGCATTTAACCAAGGTTTATCTTTAATGGCACCACATATTATAACGGATATTGAAAATGCTACTCCTTTAGATATCAAAGAAGGTGTGATTGAATTCAGAAACGTTACGTTTAATTATCATCATAATAATAATCTATTTTATAATAAATCGGTATTAATACCAAGTAAACAAAAAGTAGGACTAGTCGGATTTTCCGGTTCGGGAAAAACGACTTTTATTAGTTTGCTCACTAGGTTACATGATATAACAGAAGGAATGATTTTAATAGATAATCAAAATATTAAAAATGTAACTCAAGATTCTCTTAGAAAAGCTATTAGCCTTATACCCCAAGAACCAGTACTTTTTCATCGTACTATTTTGGAAAATATCAGATACGGGACAAAAGAAGCTACTATTGAGGAGGTTATAGAAGCAGCAAAATCTGCACATATACATGATGTTATCAATAATTTACCGGACGGTTACGATACTATGTGTGGAGAGCGTGGGAATAATTTATCCGGCGGTCAGCGTCAAAGAATTATTATAGCAAGAGCTATCTTAAAAAATGCTCCTATTTTAATTCTCGATGAAGCAACAAGTAGTTTAGATAGTGAAACGGAAAGCCTAATTCAAGAATCAATGGAATATTTAATGCAAAATAAAACTGTGATAGTTATTGCCCACAGATTATCTACTTTACTAAATATGGATAGAATTTTAGTTTTTGAAAAAGGAAGCATAATCGATGACGGTAGCCACGCAGAATTACTAAAAAATAGTAAACTCTATCAAAAATTATGGAACTCTCAAGTAAAAGGATTGATAGTGTAA
- a CDS encoding DUF2671 domain-containing protein: MQEQELSSNFLEEQEKSKEDPSPFFDVKYICQASLLITDSIQKGYDVTQLPNGDVNVTEVRIVNVHYNWNSEKGKFVKTNQIEFNNSKSV; encoded by the coding sequence ATGCAAGAACAAGAATTATCTAGTAATTTTTTAGAAGAACAAGAAAAGTCTAAGGAAGACCCGTCTCCGTTCTTTGACGTAAAATATATTTGTCAAGCAAGTTTATTAATTACGGATTCTATCCAAAAAGGCTATGATGTAACACAATTGCCCAATGGTGATGTTAATGTTACAGAAGTAAGAATAGTAAATGTTCATTATAATTGGAACTCCGAAAAAGGAAAATTTGTTAAAACTAATCAGATAGAATTTAATAATAGCAAAAGCGTCTAA
- a CDS encoding cytochrome ubiquinol oxidase subunit I → MEFDQVLLSRIQFAFTISFHVIFPAFTIGLASFLVVIEGLWLNTKKQVYKEIYKFWMKIFAVTFGMGVVSGVVMSYQFGTNWSNFSDKVGNVLGPLLGFEVFTAFFLESSFLGIMLFGFNKVSKKVHFISTLIVAIGTVISAFWILAASSWMHTPAGFELQGKWFFYPLNWLEIIFNPSFPYRFFHMITAAYLTTSFVIGGVGSFYLLNNRYKEHAKIMLFMAVLMALIVAPIQIFIGDLHGLNTLKYQPVKVAAIEGIWNTEKGAALNLIGFPDEEEEKTKYAIEIPYASSLILTHSLEGEVKGLKEWTQEERPPVAVVFFSFRIMVGIGFLMVFTGVAGLYLYLKKRLYTTHWFQYWYILMSPSGFIAVLAGWFVTEVGRQPYIVYNILKTMDTVSPVLGKYVFISLIAFIVVYALIFGAGIYYIMHLIKKGIEAIDNKEMYGEISLNNPLL, encoded by the coding sequence ATGGAATTTGATCAAGTATTATTATCGAGGATTCAATTTGCTTTTACCATAAGCTTTCATGTAATATTCCCTGCCTTTACTATAGGGCTTGCAAGCTTTTTAGTGGTAATTGAAGGGTTGTGGTTAAACACAAAAAAGCAAGTTTATAAAGAAATATACAAATTTTGGATGAAGATTTTTGCTGTTACTTTCGGTATGGGGGTGGTTTCAGGTGTTGTAATGTCTTATCAATTCGGTACTAATTGGTCGAATTTTTCAGATAAGGTTGGAAATGTCCTCGGACCACTTCTCGGTTTTGAAGTATTTACTGCCTTTTTCCTCGAATCTTCTTTTTTAGGTATAATGTTATTTGGCTTTAATAAAGTCAGTAAAAAAGTGCATTTTATTTCTACGTTAATAGTTGCTATTGGTACTGTAATCTCAGCTTTTTGGATACTTGCAGCCAGTAGCTGGATGCATACGCCTGCGGGTTTTGAACTGCAAGGCAAATGGTTCTTTTATCCTTTAAATTGGTTAGAAATTATCTTTAATCCTTCTTTCCCATATCGATTTTTCCATATGATTACGGCGGCTTATTTAACTACTTCTTTTGTAATCGGTGGTGTAGGTAGTTTTTATTTACTAAATAATCGTTATAAAGAGCATGCTAAAATTATGCTTTTTATGGCGGTGTTAATGGCATTAATCGTTGCACCTATTCAAATATTTATCGGTGATCTACACGGTTTAAATACTCTTAAATATCAGCCGGTTAAGGTTGCAGCTATAGAAGGTATTTGGAATACGGAAAAAGGGGCAGCTTTAAATCTTATAGGTTTTCCTGACGAGGAAGAAGAAAAAACAAAATATGCTATAGAAATACCTTATGCTAGTAGTTTGATCTTAACGCATAGCTTAGAGGGTGAAGTGAAAGGGTTAAAAGAATGGACACAAGAAGAGCGTCCGCCGGTTGCAGTGGTATTTTTTAGCTTCCGTATTATGGTAGGCATTGGTTTCTTAATGGTGTTTACAGGTGTAGCTGGCTTATATCTTTATTTGAAGAAAAGATTATATACTACGCATTGGTTTCAATATTGGTATATATTAATGTCGCCTTCAGGTTTTATTGCAGTACTTGCTGGCTGGTTTGTAACTGAGGTAGGTAGACAACCTTATATAGTGTATAATATTTTAAAAACTATGGATACAGTATCACCGGTACTTGGCAAATATGTATTTATTTCTCTAATTGCTTTTATAGTAGTATATGCGCTCATTTTTGGAGCTGGTATATATTACATAATGCATTTGATAAAGAAAGGTATAGAGGCGATAGATAATAAAGAAATGTATGGAGAGATCAGTTTGAACAACCCATTGTTATAA
- the cydB gene encoding cytochrome d ubiquinol oxidase subunit II — protein MLNFASYIDLPLVWGGLIATAICLYVLLDGFDLGIGILFPFAPTDDCRHKMINSIAPFWDGNETWLVLGGGGLFAVFPLAYSLLMPALYIPITFMLLGLIFRGVAFEFRFKAHIGHRYIWDYAFHFGSMLAVFCQGLMLGTFVQGIEVEGREFAGGSFDFLTPFSVMTGIALMFGYALLGATWLILKTEKKTQDWAYKSALYILFYVALFMGLVSLWVPFLNNHINHRWFSVPNIYYLSIVPIVTALIFIKLIKAIKQKKEVKPFIYTTLLFLLGYLGLAISIWPYIVPYKVTLETAAAAPESQSLLLIGAGIFLPIILSYTFYCYYIFRGKSSHHPIY, from the coding sequence ATGTTAAATTTTGCATCTTATATAGATTTACCGCTTGTTTGGGGTGGGCTTATAGCTACCGCTATTTGTTTATATGTTTTATTAGACGGTTTTGATTTAGGGATAGGGATCTTATTCCCGTTTGCACCTACCGATGATTGCCGTCATAAAATGATCAATTCTATTGCTCCTTTTTGGGATGGTAATGAAACTTGGTTAGTACTTGGTGGCGGTGGTTTATTTGCAGTTTTCCCACTTGCATATTCACTGTTAATGCCGGCTTTATATATTCCTATTACATTCATGTTACTTGGTCTAATATTTCGCGGTGTAGCTTTTGAATTCCGTTTTAAGGCTCATATAGGTCATCGTTATATTTGGGATTACGCTTTTCATTTTGGTTCTATGCTTGCTGTTTTTTGTCAAGGTTTAATGCTTGGTACGTTTGTCCAAGGAATAGAAGTAGAAGGACGAGAATTTGCAGGGGGGAGCTTTGATTTTCTGACTCCCTTTTCAGTGATGACAGGGATAGCATTAATGTTTGGTTATGCACTCTTGGGTGCTACTTGGCTTATTCTGAAGACAGAAAAGAAAACACAAGATTGGGCTTATAAATCTGCTTTATATATTTTATTTTACGTTGCACTTTTTATGGGGCTTGTAAGCTTATGGGTCCCTTTCTTAAATAACCACATCAATCATCGTTGGTTTAGTGTACCGAATATTTACTATTTATCGATTGTACCTATTGTAACTGCTTTAATATTTATTAAATTAATTAAAGCAATCAAACAGAAAAAAGAAGTAAAGCCGTTTATTTATACGACCTTATTATTTTTATTAGGATATTTAGGACTTGCTATAAGTATATGGCCATATATCGTTCCTTATAAAGTTACTCTTGAAACTGCAGCAGCAGCACCGGAGTCACAGTCTTTACTGCTGATAGGAGCAGGGATATTCCTGCCTATTATACTTAGCTATACTTTCTATTGTTATTATATATTCCGTGGTAAATCATCTCATCATCCGATATATTAA
- a CDS encoding glycosyltransferase family 2 protein, which produces MCKYMTKISAFIITKNEAARIARAINSVKNIVDEVVVVDSESSDGTVSIAEELGATVVIKPWLGYVGQKSFAESLCIHDWILNIDADEELSKDLQDEIEYIFVSGNQDHYLAYKIKLLIMHRDDRKPRMFAPFNKCIRLYNKKFASFANNVNSTTHDSVVFNKDVDFTNKVYLLNEPAYHYSGISIEQLVTKANFYSSEQAKDLMVQDKKVSNIRIATEMLWWFLKAFFIRRYFVFGFDGFVDSMIFAFARFLRLAKLRDKTKNNYERKFSR; this is translated from the coding sequence TTGTGTAAGTATATGACAAAAATCTCAGCATTTATTATTACTAAAAATGAAGCGGCAAGGATCGCAAGAGCTATAAATAGCGTAAAAAATATTGTTGATGAAGTGGTAGTAGTAGATAGTGAAAGTAGTGATGGTACGGTTAGTATAGCTGAAGAATTAGGGGCAACAGTGGTGATAAAACCGTGGCTTGGTTATGTAGGGCAGAAATCTTTTGCTGAAAGTCTTTGTATACATGATTGGATTCTTAATATTGATGCTGATGAGGAGCTGTCTAAAGATTTACAAGATGAAATAGAGTATATTTTTGTGTCCGGAAATCAAGATCATTATTTAGCCTATAAAATAAAGCTTTTAATAATGCATCGTGATGACCGAAAGCCACGGATGTTTGCTCCATTTAATAAATGTATCCGGTTATATAATAAAAAGTTTGCCAGTTTTGCAAATAACGTAAATAGTACTACTCATGATTCAGTAGTATTTAATAAAGATGTTGATTTTACAAATAAAGTTTATTTGTTAAACGAACCTGCTTATCATTATTCAGGTATTTCAATTGAGCAGTTGGTAACTAAAGCAAATTTTTATTCTAGTGAGCAGGCAAAAGATTTAATGGTGCAAGATAAAAAAGTTTCAAATATCCGAATAGCAACTGAAATGTTATGGTGGTTTTTAAAAGCATTTTTTATCAGACGATATTTTGTATTTGGTTTTGACGGGTTTGTAGATTCAATGATTTTTGCATTTGCAAGATTTTTGCGTCTTGCAAAATTAAGAGACAAAACAAAAAATAATTATGAAAGAAAATTTTCACGTTAG
- a CDS encoding M16 family metallopeptidase — protein sequence MKENFHVSTLKNGLTILTYNMPYVNSVAINLIVKVGSRYENPEEEGISHFLEHMAFKGTKTRTAKQIAEEFDEIGGHFNAYTGHEKTVYYARVLSENCNKALNILADIIQNSIFSEEDIVKEYQVILQEIAHSQDNPDDLIYEKFYSSVYKDQPLGKSILGTSKTLASFTKEHFLSFIDKHYNARNLYLSVAGNVDHNKIVCTAEQLFSSLKQGIKSSFLPAKYIGGNSFIKKDLAQTTLILGFEGTPYINLERLYRTQLFAIIFGGGMSSRLFQHIRERLGLAYAVGSYNSTYIDSGVFTIYASTAHDKLELLCKELKNEITKMTEKVNEEEMIRAKTQLRSNLLMAQEKVAYKSEEIGKHYAAFGKYISPEEIMEIITNIKADDIINTANKIFSGTTTSAIIGPSILYYEF from the coding sequence ATGAAAGAAAATTTTCACGTTAGTACATTAAAAAACGGTTTGACAATTTTAACATATAATATGCCTTATGTTAATTCGGTAGCGATAAATTTAATTGTTAAAGTCGGAAGCCGTTATGAAAATCCTGAAGAAGAGGGAATTTCTCATTTTCTTGAGCATATGGCTTTTAAAGGTACTAAAACAAGAACAGCAAAACAAATAGCCGAAGAATTTGACGAGATAGGTGGTCATTTTAACGCTTATACAGGTCATGAAAAAACAGTATATTATGCACGAGTATTATCTGAAAATTGTAATAAAGCACTTAATATACTGGCCGATATAATACAAAATTCTATTTTTTCTGAAGAAGATATAGTTAAGGAATATCAGGTGATATTACAGGAAATAGCCCATAGCCAAGATAACCCTGATGATTTAATATATGAGAAGTTTTATAGTAGCGTTTATAAGGATCAGCCGCTCGGTAAATCGATTCTTGGAACGAGCAAAACACTGGCTAGTTTTACTAAAGAACATTTTTTAAGTTTTATAGATAAACATTATAATGCTAGAAATTTGTATTTATCGGTGGCTGGGAATGTTGATCATAATAAAATAGTGTGTACTGCAGAGCAATTATTTTCTTCTTTGAAGCAAGGCATAAAAAGTAGTTTTTTACCTGCAAAATATATAGGAGGTAATAGCTTTATCAAAAAGGATTTGGCACAAACTACTTTAATATTGGGTTTTGAAGGAACGCCATATATTAATTTAGAAAGACTTTACCGAACACAGTTATTTGCTATAATATTCGGCGGTGGTATGTCTTCACGTTTATTCCAGCATATTCGTGAAAGGCTAGGGCTTGCATATGCAGTCGGTAGTTATAATAGTACATATATTGATAGCGGAGTATTTACTATTTATGCAAGTACCGCACATGATAAATTGGAATTATTATGCAAAGAGCTGAAAAATGAAATAACCAAGATGACTGAAAAAGTTAATGAAGAAGAGATGATTAGAGCTAAAACGCAGCTACGAAGTAATTTGTTGATGGCACAAGAAAAAGTAGCTTATAAATCAGAAGAAATAGGGAAACATTATGCAGCTTTCGGTAAATATATTTCACCTGAAGAGATTATGGAAATTATTACGAACATAAAAGCTGATGATATTATTAATACGGCAAATAAAATATTTAGTGGTACTACTACATCGGCAATTATTGGTCCCAGTATTCTTTATTATGAATTTTAA
- a CDS encoding phosphoribosylaminoimidazolesuccinocarboxamide synthase encodes MKKKLYEGSSKILYSAEEDFLLIMAFSDKAILETGKTVDISGKGVLNNNISSFLMDKLEMIGIANHFIEKINMREQLIQYVEVFPIQVIISSVACGRFVKEFGLDEGYVFDKPIMDFKVRSREFKYPIVNEYQILNFGWLTRDEITAVKEQALHIYDFLSGLFIGVGIRLVECKLEFGRVFNGEESIIMLTDEISPDNCRLWHINSNEKLGFELLENEPSKVFESYQLIAERLKEK; translated from the coding sequence ATGAAAAAAAAATTATATGAAGGTTCGAGTAAAATCTTATATTCTGCCGAAGAAGATTTTTTACTTATAATGGCTTTTTCTGATAAGGCTATTTTAGAAACTGGCAAGACTGTTGATATATCAGGTAAAGGGGTACTGAATAATAATATTTCCTCTTTTCTAATGGATAAACTGGAAATGATCGGCATTGCAAATCATTTTATTGAAAAAATAAATATGAGGGAGCAATTAATTCAATATGTCGAGGTTTTTCCGATACAAGTAATAATATCATCGGTAGCATGCGGTAGATTTGTAAAAGAATTTGGGCTGGATGAAGGATATGTATTTGATAAGCCAATTATGGATTTTAAGGTCCGAAGTCGTGAATTTAAATATCCGATAGTTAATGAGTATCAAATATTAAATTTTGGTTGGTTAACTAGGGATGAAATTACAGCGGTAAAAGAGCAAGCTTTGCATATATATGATTTTCTAAGCGGCTTATTTATTGGTGTTGGAATTCGGCTTGTTGAGTGTAAATTAGAATTTGGGCGTGTGTTTAATGGTGAAGAATCTATCATTATGTTAACTGATGAAATTAGTCCAGATAATTGTAGATTATGGCACATTAACAGTAATGAGAAATTAGGATTTGAATTGCTTGAAAACGAACCTAGTAAAGTTTTTGAATCATATCAGCTAATAGCCGAGCGTTTAAAAGAAAAATAA